One part of the Tunicatimonas pelagia genome encodes these proteins:
- a CDS encoding 3-keto-disaccharide hydrolase — protein sequence MKTFVLYGIALFFLYSCGPASNNSAETETAEEETSTAEMTAVVEETSDNTLTEQERQEGWTLLFDGQSISNWRGAHKETFPEQGWKIEDGELMVLASDGAESQNGGDIVTESEYSNFEFQVDFKLTEGANSGIKYFVTEGYNSGASAIGLEYQLLDDEKHPDAKKGNNGGGTRTLASLYDLKSADASKPFKGIGEWNTARLVVQGNKVEHYLNGEKVLEYERGSEEYTDLVKNSKYEKWENFGMAESGHILLQDHGDLVYFKNIKVRELPAS from the coding sequence ATGAAAACCTTTGTTTTGTACGGCATTGCACTATTTTTCTTGTACAGTTGCGGGCCAGCTTCTAATAATTCAGCAGAAACCGAAACGGCTGAAGAAGAAACCAGTACCGCTGAAATGACGGCAGTGGTAGAGGAAACTAGTGATAATACTTTAACTGAACAGGAGCGGCAGGAAGGTTGGACCTTACTATTTGATGGGCAGTCGATAAGCAACTGGCGCGGGGCGCATAAGGAGACTTTTCCCGAGCAGGGGTGGAAAATTGAAGACGGCGAGCTAATGGTGCTGGCTTCTGACGGAGCCGAATCCCAGAACGGAGGCGACATTGTTACTGAGAGTGAATACTCCAACTTTGAGTTTCAGGTTGATTTTAAACTGACCGAAGGAGCGAATAGTGGTATTAAGTACTTTGTTACCGAAGGCTATAATTCTGGTGCATCCGCTATCGGCTTAGAATACCAATTACTAGACGACGAAAAGCATCCCGATGCCAAAAAGGGTAATAACGGCGGTGGAACCCGAACCCTAGCCTCGCTCTACGATTTGAAAAGTGCTGATGCCAGCAAACCCTTTAAAGGCATTGGCGAGTGGAACACCGCCCGCTTAGTTGTGCAGGGCAATAAAGTAGAGCATTACCTAAACGGCGAAAAAGTGCTGGAGTACGAGCGAGGTAGCGAGGAATACACCGACTTGGTAAAAAACAGTAAGTACGAAAAATGGGAGAACTTTGGTATGGCGGAGAGTGGTCATATTTTACTGCAAGACCACGGCGACTTAGTATATTTTAAAAATATCAAAGTACGAGAATTGCCAGCCTCATAG
- a CDS encoding enolase C-terminal domain-like protein: protein MTPLNRRQFLQQSSAVASLLPLAPIASPISSSKSLRKITIDQVSSTFEREPLATPYGFKGGYMTDVWQAVARLQSSSGKYGVGLGTQNTLWSDSQIFLNHSESGGNALMYAMTEKGVQLAKGQSFTTPIDLQENILEEVYAYGKKITDNPDLRKTFALNALVAVDNAAWLLYAYENGISDFDTMIPEQYRPALSHRHEGVVSVPSFSFATPVSQMKELVDDGYFFLKIKLGHPGTQREMLDKDKAKLTEIHQTIGQGETSYTADGKIPYYFDMNGRYEEKDSLLELLDHAQKIGAFDQIVVVEEPFPEENESSVADVGVRVAADESAHTEEDVITRIQMGYSAVALKPIAKTLSMTLKMAKVAHEQNIPCLCADLTVNPILVDWNKNVAARLAAWEEFPGMGLMENNGHQNYRDWPEMLSYHPHAGADWVKAQRGVFKLGKDFYQKSGGIFQMSDHYQDLFGQGAGS, encoded by the coding sequence ATGACACCACTCAACCGTCGGCAGTTTCTTCAGCAATCATCCGCTGTGGCTAGTCTTCTCCCATTGGCACCTATAGCATCACCCATTTCTTCATCCAAATCGTTGCGAAAAATTACGATCGATCAGGTAAGTTCTACCTTTGAGCGGGAGCCATTAGCGACTCCCTACGGCTTCAAAGGGGGCTACATGACTGATGTTTGGCAAGCGGTAGCTCGTTTACAAAGCTCATCAGGAAAATACGGGGTGGGCTTGGGTACGCAGAATACCCTTTGGTCTGACTCCCAAATTTTTCTCAACCACTCCGAAAGTGGGGGTAACGCCCTCATGTACGCCATGACGGAGAAAGGGGTGCAATTAGCTAAGGGGCAATCATTCACCACACCTATCGACCTCCAAGAAAATATTCTAGAAGAAGTATACGCCTACGGTAAAAAAATTACGGATAACCCCGATTTACGAAAAACATTTGCGCTGAATGCACTGGTGGCGGTCGACAATGCTGCTTGGCTGCTGTACGCTTACGAAAATGGCATTTCTGATTTTGATACCATGATTCCTGAGCAGTATCGTCCGGCGTTGTCTCACCGGCACGAGGGAGTAGTGAGTGTTCCTTCGTTTTCATTTGCCACTCCGGTGTCGCAAATGAAAGAACTGGTAGATGATGGATATTTCTTCCTAAAAATTAAGCTGGGGCATCCGGGCACGCAGCGGGAAATGCTGGATAAAGACAAGGCTAAGCTAACCGAAATTCACCAGACGATTGGGCAGGGCGAAACGTCTTATACGGCTGATGGGAAAATTCCCTATTACTTTGATATGAATGGGCGCTACGAAGAGAAAGATTCTCTACTAGAGTTGCTCGATCATGCTCAGAAAATTGGAGCTTTTGATCAGATTGTGGTAGTGGAAGAACCATTTCCCGAAGAAAATGAGTCTAGCGTGGCCGACGTAGGGGTACGGGTGGCTGCGGACGAAAGTGCCCATACCGAAGAGGACGTGATTACCCGCATTCAAATGGGATACAGTGCAGTGGCGTTAAAGCCGATTGCCAAAACCCTAAGCATGACCTTGAAGATGGCAAAAGTGGCTCACGAACAAAATATCCCTTGTCTCTGCGCTGATTTAACCGTAAACCCTATTCTGGTTGATTGGAACAAAAATGTAGCCGCCCGACTAGCCGCTTGGGAGGAATTTCCGGGCATGGGACTAATGGAGAACAACGGTCACCAAAACTACCGCGACTGGCCAGAGATGCTTTCTTACCATCCGCACGCTGGTGCCGATTGGGTAAAAGCACAGCGAGGAGTTTTCAAACTAGGCAAAGACTTCTACCAAAAGAGTGGCGGGATTTTTCAAATGTCAGACCACTACCAGGATCTATTTGGGCAGGGAGCAGGAAGTTAG
- a CDS encoding type II toxin-antitoxin system HicA family toxin, producing the protein MKVKQIITLIKQDGWYQVAQRGSHRQFKHPTKLGRVTVPDHGSNKDLAKGTENSILKQAGLK; encoded by the coding sequence ATGAAAGTAAAGCAAATCATCACATTAATAAAGCAAGACGGTTGGTATCAGGTGGCTCAGCGAGGCAGTCATCGTCAATTCAAACATCCTACCAAACTAGGAAGAGTTACAGTTCCTGACCATGGTTCTAATAAAGACTTAGCGAAAGGCACTGAAAATAGTATTCTGAAACAGGCTGGGTTAAAGTAA
- a CDS encoding type II toxin-antitoxin system HicB family antitoxin, with protein sequence MDYLVIIEKTNTGYSAYVPDLPGCITVGDTKEEVRTHIKEAVQFHLEGMREDGIEIPPPSTEAVTVAA encoded by the coding sequence ATGGATTATCTAGTAATTATTGAAAAAACCAATACTGGTTATAGTGCCTATGTACCAGACCTTCCCGGCTGTATTACGGTAGGAGATACGAAAGAAGAGGTTCGGACACATATAAAGGAAGCTGTTCAGTTTCACTTGGAAGGTATGCGGGAAGATGGAATAGAGATACCCCCGCCTAGTACCGAAGCTGTCACTGTAGCAGCATGA
- a CDS encoding phosphotransferase yields the protein MYAPAISTIISSEYLAEFVSERYGFDKNTTCRVLKTGINHSYLITTSDKKFVLRVYYLHWRTEDEIKEELALLEYLKENGISVSYPIKNRDNHYINCIKALEGERFAVLFTFAEGKSIRNPSEPASFQLGATMAKMHQLTINRTINRKRYDANSLVNWAFQLAKGHFSGPSAEMQYFERASSVISSEFEKAEQSALRYGVIHLDLWYENMKIKDNSEITIFDFDNCGNGWLWLDMAYALMILFRNEPNKETFNSKRAAFYRGYDSIISVSEEEKRIIPYGGLAIWLHYTGIHIQRFDDFSNQFFSQEFLKYWIHTVDQWMKFNEIEI from the coding sequence ATGTACGCTCCCGCAATCAGTACAATCATCTCATCAGAATATCTGGCAGAATTTGTTAGTGAACGCTACGGATTTGATAAGAATACAACTTGCCGAGTACTAAAAACAGGTATTAACCACAGCTACCTGATCACTACTTCTGATAAGAAATTTGTCCTAAGAGTCTACTACTTGCATTGGCGGACAGAAGACGAGATCAAAGAAGAGCTAGCATTATTAGAGTATCTGAAGGAAAATGGTATTTCAGTATCATACCCGATCAAAAACCGCGATAATCATTACATTAATTGCATAAAAGCATTAGAAGGAGAGCGTTTTGCGGTTCTGTTCACCTTCGCTGAAGGTAAATCTATCCGAAACCCATCGGAACCGGCTTCCTTTCAACTAGGAGCAACGATGGCAAAGATGCACCAACTGACGATTAATAGAACCATTAATAGAAAGCGTTACGATGCCAATTCGCTAGTTAATTGGGCGTTTCAGCTAGCAAAAGGCCATTTTTCTGGGCCTTCCGCTGAAATGCAATACTTTGAACGAGCCAGCTCTGTTATTTCCTCAGAATTTGAAAAAGCCGAACAAAGTGCGCTGAGGTACGGAGTAATTCATCTCGATTTATGGTACGAAAACATGAAAATTAAAGACAATTCTGAAATTACAATTTTCGACTTTGATAACTGCGGCAATGGCTGGCTCTGGTTGGATATGGCGTATGCCCTGATGATTCTCTTTAGAAACGAACCCAATAAAGAAACTTTCAATAGTAAAAGAGCTGCTTTTTATCGAGGTTATGATTCTATCATTTCAGTTTCGGAAGAAGAGAAAAGAATAATTCCCTACGGTGGCTTAGCTATTTGGCTACACTACACCGGAATTCATATTCAGCGGTTTGATGATTTCTCCAACCAGTTTTTTAGCCAAGAATTTCTGAAGTACTGGATACATACTGTTGACCAGTGGATGAAATTTAACGAAATAGAGATATGA
- a CDS encoding formylglycine-generating enzyme family protein, with protein sequence MKLHTLLVSLLGFGLLSCQNTNQDSKSAAETKPTAENSSSPSTSILISAKPAGEAPEGMVWIPGGQFTMGSDHETATDIEGPAYSVEVSGYWMDTHEVTNAEFRKFTEATGYVTVAERPIDWEEMKKQLPPGTPKPADEVLQPGSLIFDPPSQAVPLHDYSQWWSWKIGANWRYPKGPGSSIEGKDNFPVTHIAYEDAQAYAQWAGKRLPTEAEYEFAAQGGTTGQAFAWGDELTPSGKYLANFFQGDFPHNNVSTDGFASASPVKSFPPNDYGLYDIIGNVWEWSSDWYRPDTHAQQSKITVCRNPTGPNQSYDPQEPYTPKRVIKGGSYLCSDQYCSNYRPSARMATAVDSGQEHLGFRCVKDAG encoded by the coding sequence ATGAAACTACATACCTTACTCGTATCCTTGTTAGGCTTTGGCCTTCTATCTTGTCAGAACACTAACCAAGACAGCAAATCAGCTGCCGAGACAAAACCCACTGCCGAAAATTCTTCTTCCCCGTCAACTAGCATTCTAATTTCAGCCAAGCCCGCCGGAGAAGCTCCCGAAGGCATGGTGTGGATTCCGGGAGGGCAGTTCACCATGGGCAGCGATCATGAGACGGCTACTGATATAGAAGGGCCAGCGTATTCGGTAGAAGTATCAGGCTACTGGATGGACACGCATGAAGTGACTAATGCTGAATTTAGAAAGTTTACCGAAGCAACTGGGTACGTAACCGTAGCTGAGCGACCAATTGACTGGGAAGAAATGAAAAAGCAGTTACCGCCTGGTACTCCTAAACCAGCAGACGAAGTGCTGCAACCGGGTTCGTTAATTTTTGATCCGCCCAGTCAGGCAGTGCCACTGCACGATTATTCGCAGTGGTGGTCGTGGAAGATTGGAGCAAATTGGCGGTACCCTAAAGGGCCAGGTAGCTCTATTGAAGGAAAAGATAATTTCCCGGTTACCCACATTGCCTACGAAGATGCTCAGGCTTACGCTCAGTGGGCTGGTAAACGATTACCTACCGAAGCCGAGTACGAGTTTGCGGCTCAGGGAGGAACCACTGGACAAGCCTTTGCCTGGGGCGATGAACTAACTCCTTCCGGTAAATATTTAGCTAACTTTTTTCAGGGTGATTTTCCGCATAACAACGTGAGTACCGATGGCTTTGCTAGTGCGTCGCCCGTTAAAAGCTTTCCACCTAACGATTACGGTTTATACGATATTATTGGCAATGTGTGGGAGTGGAGCTCCGATTGGTACCGTCCTGATACCCACGCTCAACAGAGCAAGATCACCGTGTGCCGCAACCCTACCGGACCTAATCAAAGCTACGATCCTCAGGAACCGTACACTCCCAAACGAGTAATTAAAGGTGGTTCTTACCTGTGCAGTGATCAGTACTGCTCCAACTACCGCCCCTCCGCCCGCATGGCTACTGCGGTAGATTCCGGCCAAGAACACCTCGGTTTTCGCTGTGTGAAGGATGCAGGTTGA